In the genome of Natronorubrum sediminis, one region contains:
- a CDS encoding enolase C-terminal domain-like protein: MYSDFAARLATTMWPDFDQTPERNTGTPEITDVSTVVVDGNFPWTIVTLETDAGVTGIGEAYPSPGVHEVITDYLQPVLSGENPLDVERLYHLMRESLSGRGSQQGMGTIAISGVELALWDAAGKILEQPVYQLLGGKMREEVRLYADCHAGEGMVEAALDEQPTEAYEAAAYAKAARSAVDDGFEIVKFDLDVPSGREIDTLARHFDGPEIEHKRALVEAVTDEVGDEAEVAVDLHWNFSVEAAEKLCQALEPYDLAWIEDPLPPENEDAMAQLNRNVSQALLTGENCYGRHGFQDLVEQQAVSFVAPDIPKTGGIAETKKIGELADTYYMTLTPHNVGSPVATMAGVHVGATVPNFLALEYHARDVPWWDDLVDSDEPLIQDGRITVPDTPGLGIELDWDVVEEHRKT, encoded by the coding sequence ATGTACTCTGATTTCGCGGCCCGGTTGGCGACGACTATGTGGCCAGATTTCGACCAGACGCCCGAACGGAACACGGGGACACCCGAAATTACCGACGTCTCGACCGTCGTCGTCGACGGCAACTTCCCCTGGACGATCGTCACGCTCGAGACCGACGCCGGCGTGACGGGCATCGGCGAAGCCTACCCCTCTCCCGGCGTCCACGAGGTGATCACGGACTACTTACAGCCCGTCTTGAGCGGCGAGAACCCCCTCGACGTCGAACGACTCTACCACCTCATGCGCGAGAGCCTCTCGGGGCGGGGTTCCCAGCAGGGAATGGGAACTATCGCCATCAGCGGCGTCGAACTCGCGCTGTGGGACGCCGCCGGTAAGATCCTCGAGCAACCCGTCTACCAGCTACTGGGCGGCAAGATGCGCGAGGAAGTTCGACTGTACGCGGACTGCCACGCGGGCGAGGGGATGGTCGAGGCAGCGTTGGACGAACAGCCGACGGAGGCCTACGAGGCCGCCGCCTACGCGAAGGCTGCGCGGTCCGCGGTCGACGACGGGTTCGAGATCGTCAAGTTCGACCTCGACGTGCCCTCCGGCCGGGAGATAGACACGCTCGCACGCCACTTCGACGGTCCCGAGATCGAACACAAGCGAGCGCTCGTCGAGGCGGTCACCGACGAAGTCGGCGACGAAGCCGAGGTCGCGGTCGACCTCCACTGGAACTTCAGCGTCGAGGCGGCCGAGAAGCTGTGCCAGGCGCTCGAGCCCTACGACCTCGCGTGGATCGAAGACCCGCTCCCGCCGGAGAACGAGGACGCGATGGCCCAGTTGAACCGCAACGTGAGTCAGGCGCTGCTCACCGGTGAGAACTGCTACGGCCGACACGGCTTCCAGGATCTCGTCGAACAGCAGGCGGTGTCGTTCGTCGCGCCGGACATCCCGAAAACGGGCGGTATCGCGGAGACGAAGAAGATCGGTGAACTCGCCGACACGTACTACATGACGCTGACGCCCCACAACGTCGGCAGCCCCGTCGCGACGATGGCCGGCGTCCACGTCGGCGCGACCGTGCCGAACTTCCTCGCCCTCGAGTACCACGCGCGGGACGTGCCGTGGTGGGACGACCTGGTCGACTCCGACGAGCCGTTGATTCAGGACGGCCGCATTACGGTGCCGGACACGCCCGGACTGGGCATCGAACTGGACTGGGACGTCGTCGAGGAACACCGAAAGACGTAG
- a CDS encoding FAD-binding oxidoreductase, which yields MGTQTDAEYECGFLEDVIDDGRVADEPSVREQYAVDASPHAGRLPDAVVWPASTEEVAAVLSAANDREIPVTPWSGGSGLEGNAIPASGGIVLTTADLEQISVSPDDLHATVGAGVVYDDLNEHLAQHGLRFAPGISSGDIATLGGMVATNASGFNAVRYGETRNHVRRLEVVTADGRIVECGRDVVKTSAGYSLKDLIIGSEGTLGVVTEVTVGLVGVPEHRRAALVTFPSREDASRAVSDAIGSALVPGAIEFMDRMSIRMLNAYHDDLEFEEQPTLLIELHANNDGIEEDLAFAKLICEDHGMESWTAAAEENIDDIWQARRDKYWATTSYREEWEVALVGDVVVPISNYPDIVQEVSDAGEDLDLTVSCVGHAGDGNLHYTPLVDPDDEEMVARAHELNERVVSKALELGGSATGEHGVGIGKRKFMAEEHGVALDLMRSIKDTLDPKGILNPEKVIPEPSSE from the coding sequence CGACGCCGTCGTCTGGCCGGCCTCGACCGAGGAGGTCGCCGCGGTACTCTCGGCGGCGAACGACCGCGAGATTCCGGTGACACCGTGGTCCGGTGGCTCCGGTCTCGAGGGTAACGCTATCCCCGCTTCGGGCGGGATCGTTCTCACCACTGCGGACCTCGAGCAGATCAGCGTCTCGCCGGACGACCTCCACGCGACCGTCGGCGCGGGCGTGGTCTACGACGACCTGAACGAGCACCTCGCCCAGCACGGCCTCCGGTTCGCTCCCGGCATCTCGAGCGGCGACATCGCCACGCTCGGGGGGATGGTCGCGACGAACGCGAGCGGTTTCAACGCGGTTCGCTACGGCGAGACCCGAAATCACGTCCGCCGACTCGAGGTCGTGACCGCCGACGGGAGGATCGTCGAGTGCGGGCGCGACGTGGTGAAGACCTCGGCGGGCTACAGCCTGAAGGACCTCATTATCGGGAGCGAGGGGACGCTGGGGGTCGTCACCGAGGTGACCGTCGGCCTGGTCGGCGTGCCCGAACACCGGCGGGCGGCGCTCGTGACGTTCCCGTCGCGAGAGGACGCCTCTCGAGCCGTTTCGGACGCGATCGGTTCGGCGCTCGTCCCCGGCGCGATCGAGTTCATGGATCGGATGTCGATACGGATGCTCAACGCCTACCACGACGACCTCGAGTTCGAGGAGCAACCGACGCTGCTGATCGAACTCCACGCGAACAACGACGGCATCGAGGAGGATCTCGCGTTCGCGAAACTCATCTGTGAAGATCACGGCATGGAGTCGTGGACGGCCGCGGCCGAGGAGAACATCGACGACATCTGGCAGGCGCGTCGCGACAAGTACTGGGCGACGACGTCCTACCGCGAGGAGTGGGAGGTCGCGCTCGTGGGCGACGTCGTCGTCCCCATCTCGAACTACCCGGACATCGTCCAGGAGGTCTCCGACGCGGGCGAGGACCTCGATCTGACCGTCTCCTGTGTCGGCCACGCGGGCGACGGCAACCTCCACTACACGCCGCTGGTCGACCCCGACGACGAGGAGATGGTCGCTCGAGCCCACGAATTGAACGAACGCGTCGTCTCGAAGGCCCTCGAGTTAGGCGGCAGCGCGACGGGCGAACACGGCGTCGGCATCGGGAAACGAAAGTTCATGGCCGAAGAACACGGCGTCGCACTCGACCTCATGCGCTCGATCAAGGACACGCTCGATCCGAAGGGGATCTTGAATCCCGAGAAGGTCATCCCGGAGCCGTCGTCGGAATAA